The following proteins are co-located in the Escherichia fergusonii ATCC 35469 genome:
- the dsbD gene encoding protein-disulfide reductase DsbD → MAQRIFTLILLLCSTSVFAGLFDAPGRSQFVPADQAFAFDFQQNQHELNLSWQIKDGYYLYRKQIHITPEQAKIADVQLPPGVWHEDEFYGKSEIYRDKLTLPVTIDQASAGATLTVTYQGCAEAGFCYPPETKIVPLSAVIASKNAPQPAPAQQQQTDAQLPFSALWALLIGIGIAFTPCVLPMYPLISGIVLGGKQRLSTARALLLTFIYVQGMALTYTALGLVVAAAGLQFQAALQHPYVLIGLAIVFTLLAMSMFGLFTLQLPSSLQTRLTLMSNRQQGGSPGGVFVMGAIAGLICSPCTTAPLSAILLYIAQSGNMWLGGGTLYLYALGMGLPLMLITVFGNRLLPKSGPWMEQVKTAFGFVILALPVFLLERVIGDVWGLRLWSVLSVAFFGWAFITSLQAKRGWMRIVQIILLAAALVSVRPLQDWAFGATHTAQTQAHLNFTQIKTVDELNQALIEAKGKPVMLDLYADWCVACKEFEKYTFSDPQVQKTLADTVLLQANVTANDAQDVALLKHLNVLGLPTILFFDTQGNEQPNARVTGYMDATTFDAHLRDRQP, encoded by the coding sequence ATGGCTCAACGCATCTTTACGCTGATCCTGCTACTTTGCAGCACGTCCGTTTTTGCTGGATTATTTGACGCGCCAGGACGTTCACAATTTGTGCCTGCTGATCAGGCTTTTGCTTTCGATTTTCAGCAAAACCAACATGAGCTTAATCTGAGCTGGCAGATTAAAGACGGTTATTACCTTTATCGTAAACAGATCCACATCACGCCCGAGCAGGCGAAGATTGCCGATGTGCAACTGCCGCCAGGTGTCTGGCATGAAGATGAGTTTTACGGCAAAAGTGAGATTTACCGCGACAAGCTGACGCTTCCCGTGACCATCGACCAGGCGAGTGCTGGTGCAACGTTGACCGTCACTTATCAGGGCTGCGCCGAGGCGGGTTTTTGTTATCCACCAGAAACCAAAATAGTGCCGTTAAGCGCGGTCATTGCCAGTAAAAACGCACCGCAACCGGCTCCTGCTCAACAACAGCAAACCGATGCACAACTGCCCTTTTCCGCACTCTGGGCGTTGTTAATCGGTATCGGTATCGCCTTCACCCCCTGCGTGCTGCCGATGTACCCACTGATTTCCGGCATCGTGCTGGGCGGTAAACAGCGGCTCTCTACTGCCAGAGCATTGTTGCTAACCTTTATTTATGTGCAGGGGATGGCGCTGACCTACACGGCGCTGGGTCTGGTGGTTGCCGCAGCAGGATTACAGTTCCAGGCGGCGCTACAGCACCCTTACGTGCTTATCGGCCTCGCCATCGTCTTTACTTTGCTGGCGATGTCGATGTTTGGCTTATTCACCTTACAGCTCCCCTCCTCGCTGCAAACGCGCCTCACGCTGATGAGCAATCGCCAACAGGGCGGTTCACCCGGCGGTGTGTTTGTTATGGGGGCGATTGCCGGGCTGATCTGTTCACCATGCACCACCGCACCGCTTAGCGCGATTCTGCTGTATATCGCCCAAAGCGGGAACATGTGGCTGGGCGGCGGCACGCTTTATCTTTATGCGCTGGGCATGGGCTTGCCACTGATGCTAATTACCGTCTTTGGCAACCGCCTGCTGCCGAAAAGCGGCCCGTGGATGGAACAGGTCAAAACCGCGTTTGGTTTTGTGATCCTCGCACTGCCAGTTTTCCTGCTGGAGCGTGTGATTGGTGATGTCTGGGGATTACGCTTGTGGTCGGTGCTTAGTGTCGCGTTCTTTGGCTGGGCCTTTATCACCAGCTTACAGGCCAAACGCGGTTGGATGCGTATCGTGCAAATTATCCTGCTGGCGGCAGCATTGGTTAGCGTGCGCCCACTCCAGGATTGGGCATTTGGTGCGACGCATACCGCGCAAACGCAGGCGCATCTCAACTTTACACAAATCAAAACGGTAGATGAGTTAAATCAGGCGCTCATTGAAGCTAAAGGCAAACCAGTGATGTTAGATCTCTATGCCGACTGGTGCGTCGCCTGTAAAGAGTTTGAGAAATACACCTTCAGCGACCCGCAGGTGCAAAAAACGTTAGCAGACACGGTCTTACTTCAGGCCAACGTAACAGCCAACGATGCCCAGGATGTCGCACTATTGAAACATCTGAACGTTCTGGGTTTACCCACAATTCTGTTTTTTGACA
- the cutA gene encoding divalent cation tolerance protein CutA, whose translation MLAEKNSHTEAVVVLCTAPDEAIARELIARVLAEQLAACSTVIPGVTSFYFWEGKLEEASEVQMIFKTDKSHQQALLDCLKSHHPYQTPELLVLPVIHGDTDYLSWLNASLR comes from the coding sequence ATGCTTGCCGAAAAAAATTCGCATACTGAGGCCGTAGTAGTGCTTTGTACCGCGCCAGATGAAGCGATAGCCCGGGAATTGATCGCCAGAGTACTGGCAGAGCAACTGGCCGCTTGCTCCACAGTCATCCCCGGAGTAACGTCCTTTTATTTCTGGGAAGGTAAGCTTGAAGAAGCATCTGAAGTACAGATGATCTTCAAAACCGACAAATCCCACCAGCAGGCACTGCTGGACTGCCTGAAGTCTCATCATCCTTATCAAACACCTGAGCTTCTGGTTTTACCTGTTATTCATGGAGACACTGATTACCTCTCATGGCTCAACGCATCTTTACGCTGA
- the dcuA gene encoding anaerobic C4-dicarboxylate transporter DcuA → MIVVELIIVLLAIFLGARLGGIGIGFAGGLGVLVLAAIGVKPGNIPFDVISIIMAVIAAISAMQVAGGLDYLVNQTEKLLRRNPKYITILAPIVTYFLTIFAGTGNISLATLPVIAEVAKEQGVKPCRPLSTAVVSAQIAITASPISAAVVYMSSVMEGHGISYIHLLSVVIPSTLLAVLVMSFIVTMLFNSKLSDDPIYLKRLEEGLIELRGEKQIEIKQGAKASVWLFLLGVVGVVIYAIINSPSMGLVEKPLMNTTNAILIIMLSVATLTTVLCKVDTDNILNSSTFKAGMSACICILGVAWLGDTFVSNNIDWIKDTAGEVIQGHPWLLAVIFFFASALLYSQAATAKALMPMALALNVSPLTAVASFAAVSGLFILPTYPTLVAAVQMDDTGTTRIGKFVFNHPFFIPGTLGVALAVCFGFLLGSVML, encoded by the coding sequence ATGATAGTTGTCGAACTTATTATCGTATTGCTGGCAATCTTTTTAGGTGCCAGACTTGGGGGCATAGGTATTGGTTTTGCAGGCGGATTAGGTGTTCTGGTTCTTGCTGCCATTGGCGTCAAACCCGGTAACATCCCATTCGATGTCATTTCCATTATCATGGCAGTTATTGCTGCTATTTCTGCCATGCAGGTTGCTGGCGGTCTGGACTATCTGGTTAACCAGACAGAAAAGCTGCTGCGCCGTAACCCGAAATATATCACGATCCTCGCGCCCATCGTGACCTACTTCCTGACCATTTTTGCCGGGACAGGTAACATCTCCCTGGCAACGCTGCCTGTTATCGCAGAAGTGGCTAAGGAACAAGGGGTTAAGCCGTGCCGTCCGCTGTCAACGGCGGTGGTTTCCGCGCAGATCGCGATTACTGCATCACCGATCTCTGCGGCGGTGGTGTACATGTCTTCTGTAATGGAAGGTCATGGTATTAGCTACATCCATCTGCTTTCTGTAGTCATCCCGTCCACTCTGCTGGCTGTTCTGGTGATGTCCTTCATCGTCACCATGCTGTTCAACTCTAAACTTTCTGACGATCCGATTTATCTCAAGCGTCTGGAAGAAGGTTTGATTGAGCTGCGCGGCGAAAAGCAAATTGAAATCAAACAAGGCGCGAAAGCATCCGTCTGGCTGTTCCTGCTGGGCGTAGTTGGCGTAGTTATCTATGCGATTATCAACAGCCCAAGCATGGGTCTGGTTGAGAAGCCGCTGATGAACACCACTAACGCTATTCTGATTATCATGCTGAGCGTTGCGACTCTGACCACTGTTCTTTGCAAAGTGGACACTGACAATATCCTCAACTCCAGCACCTTCAAAGCAGGGATGAGCGCCTGTATTTGTATCCTGGGTGTTGCGTGGCTGGGCGATACGTTCGTTTCCAACAACATCGACTGGATCAAAGATACCGCTGGTGAAGTGATTCAGGGTCATCCGTGGCTGCTGGCCGTCATCTTCTTCTTTGCTTCTGCTCTGTTGTACTCTCAGGCGGCAACCGCAAAAGCACTGATGCCGATGGCTCTGGCACTGAACGTTTCTCCGCTGACTGCTGTTGCTTCTTTCGCTGCGGTGTCTGGTCTGTTCATTCTGCCGACCTACCCGACGCTGGTTGCTGCGGTACAGATGGATGACACGGGTACGACTCGTATCGGTAAATTCGTCTTCAACCATCCGTTCTTCATCCCGGGTACTCTGGGTGTTGCTCTGGCCGTTTGCTTCGGCTTCCTGCTGGGCAGTGTAATGCTGTAA
- the aspA gene encoding aspartate ammonia-lyase — protein sequence MSNNIRIEEDLLGTREVPAEAYYGVHTLRAIENFYISNNKISDIPEFVRGMVMVKKAAALANKELQTIPKSVANAIIAACDEVLNNGKCMDQFPVDVYQGGAGTSVNMNTNEVLANIGLELMGHQKGEYQYLNPNDHVNKCQSTNDAYPTGFRIAVYASIIKLIDAINQLREGFERKAVEFQDILKMGRTQLQDAVPMTLGQEFRAFSILLKEEVKNIQRTAELLLEVNLGATAIGTGLNTPKEYSPLAVKKLAEVTGFPCVPAEDLIEATSDCGAYVMVHSALKRLAVKMSKICNDLRLLSSGPRAGLNEINLPELQAGSSIMPAKVNPVVPEVVNQVCFKVIGNDTTVTMAAEAGQLQLNVMEPVIGQAMFESIHILSNACYNLLEKCVNGITANKEVCEGYVFNSIGIVTYLNPFIGHHNGDIVGKICAETGKSVREVVLERGLLTEAELDDIFSAQNLMHPAYKAKRYTDESEQ from the coding sequence ATGTCAAATAACATTCGTATCGAAGAAGATCTGTTGGGTACCAGGGAAGTTCCAGCTGAAGCCTACTATGGTGTTCACACTCTGAGAGCGATTGAAAACTTCTACATTAGCAACAACAAAATCAGTGATATTCCTGAGTTTGTCCGCGGGATGGTAATGGTGAAAAAGGCAGCGGCTTTAGCTAACAAAGAGCTGCAAACCATTCCTAAAAGTGTAGCGAATGCCATCATTGCCGCATGTGATGAAGTCCTGAATAACGGAAAATGCATGGATCAGTTCCCGGTAGATGTTTACCAGGGCGGCGCAGGTACTTCCGTTAATATGAACACTAACGAAGTGCTGGCCAATATTGGTCTGGAACTGATGGGTCACCAGAAAGGTGAGTATCAGTATCTGAACCCGAACGACCATGTTAACAAATGTCAGTCTACTAACGATGCCTACCCGACCGGTTTCCGTATCGCTGTTTATGCTTCCATCATCAAACTGATCGACGCGATTAACCAACTGCGTGAAGGCTTTGAACGTAAAGCTGTCGAATTCCAGGACATCCTGAAAATGGGTCGTACCCAGCTGCAGGACGCAGTTCCGATGACTCTCGGTCAAGAATTCCGTGCTTTCAGCATCCTGCTGAAAGAAGAAGTTAAAAACATTCAGCGTACCGCTGAACTACTGCTGGAAGTTAACCTCGGTGCGACCGCAATCGGTACAGGCCTGAACACGCCGAAAGAGTACTCTCCGCTGGCAGTGAAGAAACTGGCTGAAGTCACTGGCTTCCCGTGCGTACCTGCTGAAGACCTGATCGAAGCAACCTCTGACTGCGGTGCTTACGTAATGGTACACAGCGCACTGAAACGCCTGGCTGTGAAGATGTCCAAAATCTGTAATGACCTGCGTCTGCTCTCCTCTGGCCCGCGTGCCGGCCTGAACGAGATCAACTTGCCGGAACTGCAAGCTGGCTCTTCCATCATGCCTGCTAAAGTTAACCCGGTAGTACCGGAAGTCGTAAACCAGGTCTGCTTCAAAGTTATCGGTAACGACACCACTGTTACCATGGCAGCAGAAGCGGGTCAGCTGCAGCTGAACGTCATGGAGCCGGTGATTGGTCAGGCAATGTTTGAATCCATTCATATCCTGAGCAACGCTTGCTACAACCTGCTGGAAAAATGCGTTAACGGCATCACTGCCAATAAAGAAGTCTGCGAAGGCTACGTCTTTAACTCTATCGGCATCGTCACTTATCTGAACCCGTTCATCGGTCACCACAACGGCGATATCGTCGGTAAAATTTGTGCTGAAACCGGTAAGAGCGTGCGCGAAGTCGTTCTGGAGCGCGGGCTTCTGACTGAAGCAGAGCTTGATGATATTTTCTCTGCACAGAACCTGATGCACCCTGCTTATAAAGCAAAACGCTATACTGATGAAAGTGAACAATAA
- a CDS encoding FxsA family protein, producing the protein MRWIPLLALFLYVYIEISIFIQVAHVLGVLLTLILVIFTSVIGMSLVRNQGFKNFVLMQQKMAAGENPAEEMIKSVSLIIAGLLLLLPGFFTDFLGLLLLLPPVQKHLTVKLMPHLRFSRMPGGGFSAGTGGGNTFDGEYQRKDDDRDRLDHKDDRQD; encoded by the coding sequence TTGCGCTGGATACCTTTACTTGCTCTCTTTCTCTACGTTTACATTGAGATTTCGATTTTTATTCAGGTCGCCCATGTCTTAGGCGTTCTGCTGACTCTTATACTAGTAATATTCACCTCAGTTATTGGTATGTCACTGGTTCGCAACCAGGGCTTTAAGAATTTTGTGCTGATGCAGCAGAAAATGGCTGCTGGGGAAAATCCGGCAGAGGAGATGATCAAAAGCGTATCGCTGATCATTGCTGGTTTGCTGTTACTGCTCCCAGGCTTTTTCACCGATTTCCTCGGTTTGCTTCTTTTATTACCGCCGGTGCAAAAGCATCTGACAGTGAAGTTGATGCCGCATTTGCGCTTTTCTCGCATGCCAGGCGGTGGTTTTAGCGCCGGGACCGGTGGCGGTAATACTTTTGATGGTGAGTATCAGCGAAAGGATGATGACCGCGACCGCCTTGATCATAAAGACGATCGCCAGGATTAA
- the yjeH gene encoding L-methionine/branched-chain amino acid transporter: MSGLKQELGLAQGIGLLSTSLLGTGVFAVPALAALVAGNTSLWAWPVLIILVFPIAIVFAILGRHYPSAGGVAHFVGMAFGSRLERVTGWLFLSVIPVGLPAALQIAAGFGQAMFGWHSWQLLLAELGTLALVWYIGTRGASSSANLQTVIAGLIVTLIITIWWAGDIKPANIPFPAPGNIELTGLFAALSVMFWCFVGLEAFAHLASEFKNPERDFPRALMIGLLLAGLVYWGCTVVVLHFDAYGEKMAAAASLPKIVVQLFGVGALWIACVIGYLACFASLNIYIQSFARLVWSQAQHNPDHYLARLSSRHIPNNALNAVLGCCVVSTLVIHALEINLDALIIYANGIFIMIYLLCMLAGCKLLQGRYRLLAVTGGLLCVLLLTMVGWKSFYALIMLAGLWLFLPKRKSPENGITT, translated from the coding sequence ATGAGTGGACTCAAACAAGAACTGGGGCTGGCCCAGGGCATCGGCCTGCTATCGACGTCATTATTAGGCACCGGCGTGTTTGCCGTTCCTGCGTTAGCTGCACTGGTAGCAGGCAATACCAGCCTGTGGGCGTGGCCCGTTTTGATTATCTTAGTGTTCCCGATTGCGATTGTGTTTGCGATTCTGGGGCGCCACTATCCCAGTGCAGGCGGCGTCGCACACTTCGTCGGTATGGCGTTTGGTTCGCGGCTTGAGCGAGTCACCGGCTGGCTGTTTTTATCGGTCATTCCCGTAGGTTTACCTGCCGCGCTACAAATTGCTGCCGGGTTCGGACAGGCGATGTTTGGCTGGCATAGCTGGCAACTGTTGTTGGCAGAACTCGGTACGCTGGCGCTGGTGTGGTATATCGGTACTCGCGGTGCCAGTTCCAGTGCTAATCTACAAACGGTCATTGCCGGGCTTATCGTCACGCTGATTATCACCATCTGGTGGGCGGGTGATATCAAACCTGCGAATATCCCCTTCCCTGCACCAGGTAATATCGAACTTACCGGGTTATTTGCTGCGTTATCAGTGATGTTCTGGTGCTTTGTCGGTCTGGAGGCATTTGCCCATCTCGCCTCGGAATTTAAAAATCCAGAGCGTGATTTTCCTCGCGCGTTGATGATTGGTCTGCTGCTGGCAGGATTAGTCTACTGGGGCTGTACGGTAGTCGTCTTACACTTCGACGCCTATGGTGAAAAAATGGCGGCGGCAGCATCGCTTCCAAAAATTGTAGTTCAACTGTTCGGTGTAGGAGCGTTATGGATTGCCTGCGTGATTGGCTATCTGGCCTGCTTTGCCAGTCTCAACATTTATATACAGAGCTTCGCCCGCCTGGTCTGGTCGCAGGCGCAACATAATCCTGACCACTACCTGGCACGCCTCTCTTCTCGCCATATCCCGAATAATGCCCTTAATGCTGTGCTCGGTTGCTGCGTGGTGAGCACGTTGGTGATCCATGCTTTAGAAATCAATCTGGACGCTCTTATTATTTATGCCAATGGCATCTTTATTATGATTTACCTGTTATGCATGCTGGCTGGTTGTAAATTATTGCAAGGACGTTATCGGCTACTGGCGGTGACTGGCGGGCTGTTATGCGTTCTGTTATTGACGATGGTCGGCTGGAAAAGTTTCTATGCGCTGATCATGCTGGCGGGGTTATGGCTGTTTCTGCCAAAACGAAAATCGCCGGAAAATGGCATAACCACATAA
- a CDS encoding co-chaperone GroES gives MNIRPLHDRVIVKRKEVETKSAGGIVLTGSAAAKSTRGEVLAVGNGRILENGEVKPLDVKVGDIVIFNDGYGVKSEKIDNEEVLIMSESDILAIVEA, from the coding sequence ATGAATATTCGTCCATTGCATGATCGCGTGATCGTCAAGCGTAAAGAAGTTGAAACTAAATCTGCTGGCGGCATCGTTCTGACCGGCTCTGCAGCGGCTAAATCTACCCGTGGCGAAGTGCTGGCTGTTGGCAATGGCCGTATCCTTGAAAATGGCGAAGTGAAGCCGCTGGACGTGAAAGTTGGCGACATCGTAATTTTCAACGATGGCTACGGTGTGAAGTCTGAGAAGATCGACAATGAAGAAGTGTTGATCATGTCCGAAAGCGACATTCTGGCAATTGTTGAAGCGTAA